A window from Polynucleobacter sp. MWH-UH25E encodes these proteins:
- a CDS encoding DUF2946 family protein, which yields MNFHKNCFIHWIAAMAIAMSALAPAVSQAVSLAKGGHGFAMEICSADGSKMKLDVQIDDEASNSMQPCSYCVVHASITPAFNTNLTFAAPTSFALLPKLFYQSPKPLNVWVTPPSAAPPTKA from the coding sequence ATGAATTTCCATAAAAACTGCTTCATTCACTGGATTGCTGCCATGGCAATTGCAATGAGTGCGCTTGCGCCAGCGGTTTCACAAGCAGTGTCACTTGCGAAGGGCGGTCACGGTTTTGCAATGGAAATTTGTTCTGCGGATGGCAGCAAGATGAAGTTAGATGTACAGATTGATGACGAGGCAAGCAATTCAATGCAGCCTTGCTCATACTGCGTAGTTCACGCCTCCATCACACCGGCATTTAATACCAATCTCACTTTTGCAGCGCCAACATCATTTGCGTTGCTTCCAAAACTTTTCTATCAATCACCCAAGCCCCTCAACGTTTGGGTAACACCTCCCTCAGCTGCTCCTCCCACAAAAGCCTAA
- the oxlT gene encoding oxalate/formate MFS antiporter — protein sequence MSGTQTTGPIGGRWFQLLIGIICMSMIANLQYGWTLFVNPIDAKFGWGRAAIQVAFTIFVLTETWLVPIEGYLVDKFGPRPVVFGGGILCGLGWMMNAHAETLTMLYVAAAVSGVGAGAVYGTCVGNALKWFPDRRGLAAGMTAAGFGAGSALTVIPIANMIANQGYQDAFWYFGIGQGAIVVVLSLLLSKPIKSAITSAKAAVVQTRKDFRPMEMVKQPVFWIMYVMFVMVAAGGLMATAQLGPIAKDFQIAGVTVSLMGLALPALTFALTVDRVLNGLTRPFFGWVSDKIGREQTMTLCFAFECLGILGLYYLGRDPVLFVLLTGLVFFAWGEIYSLFPSTNADTFGSTYAAGNAGLLYTAKGTASLLVPLSSVLVSATGGWEAVFWVASILNGTAAILAWFVLRPMRRKLIERSANM from the coding sequence ATGAGCGGTACGCAAACTACTGGGCCAATTGGAGGCCGTTGGTTTCAGCTACTAATCGGCATTATTTGTATGTCGATGATTGCTAACTTGCAGTATGGTTGGACCTTGTTTGTAAACCCAATTGATGCCAAGTTTGGCTGGGGTCGTGCAGCAATTCAGGTTGCATTTACGATTTTCGTATTGACCGAAACTTGGTTGGTGCCTATTGAGGGTTACCTCGTTGATAAGTTTGGCCCACGTCCAGTAGTGTTCGGTGGTGGCATCTTATGCGGTCTTGGCTGGATGATGAATGCCCACGCAGAAACATTGACAATGCTTTACGTAGCAGCTGCTGTGAGTGGTGTTGGTGCGGGTGCTGTTTATGGCACATGTGTTGGTAATGCCTTAAAGTGGTTCCCAGATCGTCGTGGTCTGGCTGCTGGTATGACTGCGGCTGGCTTCGGTGCTGGTTCTGCGTTGACCGTTATTCCAATTGCAAACATGATTGCTAACCAAGGCTATCAAGATGCTTTCTGGTATTTCGGTATCGGCCAAGGCGCCATCGTAGTAGTGCTCAGCTTATTGCTTTCTAAGCCAATCAAGAGTGCTATTACCAGTGCAAAAGCAGCTGTTGTGCAAACACGTAAAGACTTCCGTCCAATGGAGATGGTGAAGCAGCCTGTATTCTGGATTATGTACGTCATGTTTGTGATGGTTGCTGCTGGTGGCTTGATGGCTACTGCTCAGTTGGGCCCAATTGCTAAAGACTTCCAAATTGCTGGCGTAACCGTGAGCTTGATGGGCTTGGCATTGCCAGCTTTGACATTCGCTTTGACAGTTGACCGTGTATTGAACGGTTTGACACGCCCATTCTTTGGCTGGGTATCTGACAAGATTGGTCGCGAGCAAACCATGACTTTATGCTTCGCATTCGAGTGCTTGGGTATTCTTGGTTTGTATTACCTCGGTCGTGATCCAGTATTGTTCGTTCTGTTAACTGGATTAGTGTTCTTTGCATGGGGTGAGATCTATAGCCTGTTCCCATCAACCAATGCTGATACATTCGGATCAACTTATGCAGCTGGTAATGCAGGCTTGCTATACACAGCAAAAGGCACAGCATCTTTGCTCGTTCCGTTGTCTAGCGTATTGGTAAGCGCTACTGGTGGTTGGGAAGCGGTTTTCTGGGTTGCTAGTATCTTGAACGGTACTGCTGCAATCTTGGCTTGGTTTGTATTGCGCCCTATGCGTCGCAAACTTATCGAGCGCTCTGCTAATATGTAA
- a CDS encoding ABC transporter ATP-binding protein gives MSSTILLELMKPKILPFAPALPSHWQAILKREKSPIQSQEAVLAWVELDLDADLRFNKSLLLLTEQLLIWTDGQHFESWEVSTEERLVHGDHAGVGHLRLELANSLKRVWYFTLAVNPQVLRLQSSFRKLTKDGQQSEAELGEYDKQVCPVCLSPKPANSDACPTCDPEDDKPPSTWTLFKLWRFAKPYQNQLLLGFVLTLLSTGATLIPPYLTMPLMDHVLIPYERGNPIDFHLASMYLLALFGAALVAWGLGWWKTYLLALVSERIGADLRNTTFEHLLKLSLEYFGGKRTGDLIARIGAETDRICVFLSLYALDFATDVLMITMTAAILVSIDPLLALVTLAPLPFIVWMIHVVRDKLRFGFEKIDRIWSEVTNILADTIPGIRVVKAFAQEDRELKRFVDSNKHNLQINDRVNRVWGLFSPTVTLLTETGLLVVWGFGIWQVAHQKVTVGVLIAFLAYIGRFYVRLDSMSRIVSHTQKAAAGAKRIFDILDHVSSVPEPINPAPLGPVQGRITMRGVGFRYGNRAVSKGIDLEIAPGEMIGLVGHSGSGKSTLVNLICRFYDVSSGSIALDGRDIRSIGIADYRKRIGLVLQEPFLFFGTIAENIAYGKPDATREEIIEAARAAHAHEFILRLPLGYDSLVGERGQSLSGGERQRISIARALLINPSILILDEATSSVDTTTEKEIQRALDNLVKGRTTIAIAHRLSTLRKADRLVVLDKGEIVEIGSHEQLMEAQGAYYTLYQAQLRHAAELVEGGAIGESLEESDQDKQEEKQEETLQVIAKNIGGGV, from the coding sequence ATGAGCTCCACTATACTTTTGGAGTTAATGAAGCCAAAAATCCTACCTTTTGCCCCAGCTTTGCCAAGCCACTGGCAAGCCATTTTGAAAAGGGAAAAATCGCCTATTCAATCCCAAGAAGCTGTGTTGGCATGGGTTGAGCTCGATTTAGACGCGGATCTGCGCTTTAACAAGAGCCTCTTGCTGCTGACAGAGCAGCTTTTGATTTGGACTGACGGTCAGCATTTCGAGTCTTGGGAGGTCAGTACAGAAGAGCGCTTGGTTCATGGAGACCATGCAGGAGTTGGACATTTAAGGCTTGAGTTAGCCAATAGCTTGAAAAGGGTCTGGTATTTCACTCTGGCAGTGAACCCACAAGTATTACGTCTTCAATCGTCTTTCAGAAAGCTTACCAAGGATGGCCAGCAGAGTGAGGCAGAACTCGGTGAGTATGACAAACAAGTTTGCCCAGTTTGCTTGAGCCCTAAACCAGCAAACTCCGATGCATGTCCAACCTGCGATCCTGAGGACGATAAGCCACCATCAACTTGGACATTATTCAAGCTCTGGCGTTTTGCTAAGCCTTATCAAAACCAGTTATTACTCGGTTTCGTATTAACGCTACTTTCTACTGGCGCAACTTTAATTCCGCCATATCTCACGATGCCTTTAATGGATCATGTGTTGATTCCATATGAGCGTGGTAATCCAATTGATTTCCATTTGGCGAGCATGTATTTGCTAGCGCTATTCGGCGCTGCGCTAGTTGCTTGGGGTCTCGGTTGGTGGAAGACTTATTTGCTTGCATTAGTGAGTGAGCGCATTGGTGCTGACTTACGTAACACCACCTTTGAGCATTTGCTGAAACTCTCGCTCGAGTACTTTGGGGGCAAGCGTACCGGTGATTTGATAGCCCGCATTGGCGCTGAGACGGATCGTATCTGCGTCTTCCTATCCCTTTATGCGCTTGACTTTGCGACCGATGTTCTCATGATTACGATGACCGCGGCCATCTTAGTTTCAATCGATCCTTTGCTCGCATTAGTCACACTAGCTCCCTTGCCATTTATCGTTTGGATGATTCATGTGGTGCGCGATAAGTTGCGATTTGGTTTTGAGAAGATTGATCGCATCTGGTCTGAGGTTACCAACATTTTGGCTGACACCATTCCAGGAATTCGTGTTGTTAAAGCATTTGCACAAGAAGATCGCGAGCTCAAACGTTTTGTAGATTCCAATAAACACAATTTACAAATCAATGATCGAGTCAATCGCGTTTGGGGATTGTTTTCACCCACAGTGACTTTATTAACTGAGACTGGTTTGCTGGTCGTATGGGGCTTTGGCATTTGGCAGGTGGCGCATCAAAAAGTAACAGTGGGTGTTCTGATCGCTTTCCTTGCTTACATTGGTCGCTTCTATGTGCGCTTGGATTCCATGAGCCGCATTGTTTCGCATACGCAAAAAGCGGCCGCTGGCGCTAAACGGATCTTTGATATTTTGGATCATGTATCAAGCGTCCCTGAGCCAATTAATCCAGCACCTTTGGGTCCTGTACAAGGCCGAATCACCATGCGTGGCGTGGGATTCCGATATGGCAATCGTGCCGTATCCAAAGGAATTGATCTGGAGATTGCGCCTGGTGAAATGATTGGTTTAGTTGGTCATAGCGGTTCGGGTAAGAGCACCTTAGTGAACTTGATTTGCCGTTTTTATGATGTGAGCTCGGGATCAATTGCGTTAGACGGGCGCGATATTCGTAGTATCGGAATTGCCGACTATCGCAAGCGCATTGGTCTTGTATTGCAAGAGCCATTCCTGTTCTTTGGAACAATTGCAGAAAACATTGCATATGGCAAACCTGATGCAACTCGCGAAGAAATTATTGAAGCTGCTCGCGCTGCGCATGCTCATGAATTTATTCTGCGCTTGCCGCTGGGTTATGACTCGCTAGTAGGTGAGCGCGGCCAATCGCTCTCTGGTGGTGAACGTCAACGGATTTCTATTGCGAGAGCGTTGTTGATTAACCCAAGTATCTTGATCTTGGATGAGGCGACTTCATCGGTCGACACTACTACCGAGAAAGAAATTCAGCGGGCTTTAGATAACCTGGTTAAAGGCCGCACAACCATTGCAATCGCTCACCGTCTCTCCACCCTGAGAAAGGCTGATCGCCTAGTAGTGCTTGATAAGGGTGAGATCGTAGAAATTGGTTCTCACGAGCAGTTAATGGAAGCGCAGGGCGCTTACTACACCTTGTATCAAGCCCAATTACGTCACGCCGCAGAGCTAGTTGAAGGTGGCGCTATTGGTGAAAGTTTGGAAGAATCTGATCAAGATAAACAAGAGGAAAAACAAGAAGAGACATTGCAAGTGATCGCAAAAAATATTGGGGGAGGGGTATGA
- a CDS encoding TonB-dependent receptor, translated as MKTIKITPIAFVAVLMLNQVNAQTVAPPDYGQRIGDVIVSASKAGTELKDMAQNTSVLTNEDIQNAPAMTIDQVLKNQSSVFLNDQPYYEKDPTGQSLNVRGLGNARTLALIDGLPANDAMYGTIQWNLVPLSAVEDVELIRGGVSNLYGNMGMGGVVNITTKPISDNKGEISGSYGTFNTSNAAVSKEIAVDEVLKLRVSADYFNTDGYINQPTISPATVYPNKNKANQSAPLLPGMGPESAGSANYRLQGSLKLSSDTDAFFNIGSHNMHNLPTGGYNFATKTTNETTFSAGATTRLSASEKVQVNAYYENTTLWQQNVSNSPPSAPYISANYNDPYSTTGASAQYTKDLKDQIIDQAILSVDARQVAAQNLTNSFSSAAGYASGTVTSSDYAKGQQEFYGLMAQFKSKMDVIPLQATLSLRGDQWQSQTPTYWIAGSNGIPSYTNVPNQTVNKFSPNLGLLYQATKELDFRAAAYQGFHAPGLNNTLRTYGNATSVSLANPLLTPENMTGYEIGTDYRWNAGFVQVTGFSAQVKNAVYAPNVSLSQAQAAGCPATVCTGLGGQTYSLYGNNQNLQSQGLEVQAHHDINAQWGIDGTYTHTNTVLTWIGDGVSSTLNPIGSQVGGVPQNMGYAAVTYSPLPKTSISANIRWVGNSWLDGAHTLPVAGYAVIGLKANYQITQQASIFASAVNLFNRNYITYGTGTSQGSYILGQPQTITIGGRIIF; from the coding sequence ATGAAAACTATAAAAATCACACCGATAGCCTTTGTAGCAGTATTGATGCTAAATCAAGTAAATGCTCAGACAGTTGCACCTCCTGATTATGGTCAGCGTATTGGTGATGTTATCGTCAGCGCTAGCAAAGCAGGTACAGAATTAAAAGATATGGCCCAGAACACTTCAGTTTTAACAAATGAAGATATTCAAAATGCGCCAGCTATGACCATTGATCAGGTACTAAAGAACCAATCGAGTGTTTTTTTAAATGATCAGCCTTATTATGAGAAAGACCCAACTGGACAGAGTTTAAATGTTCGCGGTCTTGGAAATGCAAGAACGCTGGCACTGATAGATGGCTTACCTGCCAATGATGCAATGTATGGGACTATTCAGTGGAATCTTGTTCCCTTGTCTGCAGTTGAAGATGTTGAGTTAATTCGTGGAGGTGTGTCTAATCTCTATGGGAATATGGGTATGGGCGGTGTTGTAAACATCACAACAAAACCAATTTCGGATAACAAAGGTGAAATATCTGGAAGTTATGGAACATTTAATACTAGTAATGCCGCGGTTTCCAAAGAAATTGCAGTTGATGAAGTATTAAAGCTTCGGGTGTCTGCTGATTACTTCAATACCGATGGATATATTAATCAGCCCACTATTTCGCCCGCTACTGTGTATCCAAACAAAAATAAGGCCAACCAATCGGCCCCGCTCTTACCAGGGATGGGGCCTGAGAGCGCGGGAAGTGCAAACTATCGACTGCAGGGTTCATTGAAATTAAGCTCTGATACTGATGCATTCTTCAATATTGGTTCGCATAATATGCATAACTTACCAACTGGTGGGTATAACTTTGCAACCAAAACAACAAACGAGACAACATTCTCCGCCGGAGCCACAACACGGTTGAGTGCCTCTGAAAAAGTACAGGTAAATGCGTATTACGAAAATACTACTTTATGGCAACAGAACGTCAGCAATAGTCCGCCTAGCGCTCCTTATATCAGCGCCAACTACAATGATCCATACTCAACCACAGGCGCATCTGCTCAATACACCAAAGATTTAAAAGATCAAATCATCGACCAAGCAATATTGAGTGTAGATGCGCGGCAAGTTGCGGCACAGAATTTAACAAACTCATTTAGCTCTGCGGCCGGCTACGCAAGCGGCACTGTTACCTCATCAGATTACGCCAAGGGTCAACAGGAATTCTATGGGCTAATGGCTCAGTTCAAGTCTAAGATGGATGTTATACCCCTGCAAGCTACTCTATCGCTGAGGGGGGATCAGTGGCAGAGTCAAACTCCAACCTATTGGATAGCGGGCTCAAACGGCATTCCATCGTATACCAACGTGCCAAATCAGACTGTCAATAAATTTAGCCCAAATCTTGGATTGTTATATCAGGCTACAAAGGAACTGGATTTTAGAGCCGCTGCATATCAAGGTTTTCATGCGCCTGGACTTAACAACACATTGAGAACTTATGGGAATGCAACCAGCGTAAGTCTTGCTAATCCACTTCTCACGCCAGAGAACATGACAGGTTATGAAATCGGAACGGACTATCGTTGGAATGCTGGATTTGTCCAGGTTACAGGATTTAGTGCGCAGGTTAAAAATGCGGTGTATGCTCCAAACGTATCATTGTCCCAGGCTCAAGCTGCTGGATGTCCTGCTACTGTATGTACTGGACTGGGTGGTCAAACATATAGCCTATACGGCAACAATCAGAACTTACAAAGTCAGGGGCTGGAGGTCCAAGCTCATCATGATATCAATGCTCAATGGGGTATTGATGGTACATATACCCATACCAACACTGTGTTGACTTGGATAGGTGATGGCGTTAGTTCAACGCTAAATCCTATAGGCTCGCAGGTTGGTGGTGTACCACAAAATATGGGCTATGCTGCTGTGACTTATTCGCCTTTGCCAAAGACCAGTATTTCTGCCAATATTCGTTGGGTTGGAAATTCTTGGTTGGATGGAGCGCATACCCTACCAGTAGCTGGGTATGCGGTAATTGGTTTGAAGGCAAATTATCAAATCACCCAACAAGCTTCTATTTTTGCTAGTGCAGTCAATTTATTTAATCGTAACTACATTACCTATGGAACTGGAACCAGCCAGGGAAGTTACATTCTTGGTCAGCCTCAAACAATCACCATTGGTGGTCGGATTATTTTCTGA
- a CDS encoding DUF1854 domain-containing protein, with translation MTQHQSANALHRDSLGRLVFVDAKGVSHIGVHPVRAFPITATGVGIGIMNQAGKEVCWYPNVADIPKAELALIEEELAAREFMPVIEKITRVSTFATPSIWDIETDRGPTRIRLKGEEDIRRIAGNTLLIADSNGLQFLIKDSTQLDKVSKKFLDRFR, from the coding sequence ATGACACAGCATCAATCTGCCAATGCACTTCATCGCGATTCATTAGGCCGCTTAGTTTTCGTTGACGCAAAAGGTGTTTCTCATATTGGCGTTCACCCAGTGAGAGCATTCCCCATAACTGCAACAGGTGTTGGTATTGGCATCATGAATCAAGCAGGTAAAGAAGTTTGCTGGTACCCGAATGTCGCGGATATTCCTAAAGCAGAGCTTGCGCTGATTGAAGAAGAGCTAGCCGCCCGTGAATTTATGCCGGTGATTGAAAAGATCACCAGGGTTTCTACATTTGCAACACCAAGTATTTGGGATATTGAAACTGACCGTGGGCCAACGCGCATCCGCCTAAAAGGTGAGGAAGATATCCGCAGAATTGCTGGCAATACACTTCTGATCGCCGATTCAAATGGCTTGCAGTTCTTAATTAAGGACTCTACCCAGCTAGATAAGGTCAGCAAGAAGTTTTTAGACCGTTTCCGCTAG